One Vigna unguiculata cultivar IT97K-499-35 chromosome 7, ASM411807v1, whole genome shotgun sequence genomic region harbors:
- the LOC114190679 gene encoding rhodanese-like domain-containing protein 6 isoform X2: MSEDKDKEQYGVLLYYNYAEISDLNHLLTFYHSNCTSLNLRGRVRLSTHGVNVTVGGNLSSLESHIEALKAYNSLFHRTDFKLATCHHPLNDKVAQECGFTSLSIRIVDELVTLSSHPLLKAPDISNAGSHLSALDFHSSLHNANNESPENGLVLLDARNLYETRIGKFDVPNVETLDPKVRQYSDLSSWIDDNGDRLKGKNIFMYCTGGIRCEMASAYIKSKGAGFENVFQLFGGIQRYLEQFPDGGFFKGKNFVFDHRISVGSSDANVIGTCLMCQCSFDDYTSRCRCAYCRMLVLVCRSCENESTAYVCELCQKQGKAESAQLIENGESKTSLSGVEFNNFSSDTICLPRVPRGDGKNASSFKGRTASLAKKLKKITEFVFIDAPHELPFIYQTPMFEPNVNCASSSLPSSPPPPLENCKKKFAWFVAPNFDGSSGVDWKVADGPFDPLQYQQQTVGYDISLSHLKNVFSQEGPFDGILGFSQGAAMAALISALQEELKGEMDFKFVVLCSGFALRMKAMESGPIKCPSLHIFGNEHGKDRQIANQTSKELASLYDGDCSVIVEHDSGHIIPTKSPYIDEIKDFLNRFL, encoded by the exons ATGTCCGAAGACAAAGACAAAGAGCAGTACGGAGTGCTCCTTTATTACAATTACGCTGAAATTTCAGACCTCAACCACCTCCTCACCTTCTACCACTCCAACTGCACCTCCCTCAACCTACGAGGTCGTGTTCGCCTTTCAACCCATGGTGTCAATGTCACT GTTGGTGGCAATTTGTCCTCTCTCGAGTCCCACATCGAAGCCCTCAAAGCCTACAACTCCTTGTTTCACCGCACCGATTTCAAGCTCGCCACGTGTCATCACCCACTAAACGACAAAGTTGCCCAAGAGTGTGGCTTCACTTCTCTCTCTATTCGGATTGTGGATGAACTTGTTACTCTCAGTTCTCATCCACTGTTAAAAGCGCCTGATATCTCCAATGCTGGAAGCCATCTATCTGCACTTGACTTCCATTCTTCCCTTCACAATGCCA ACAACGAGAGTCCAGAAAACGGCCTTGTTTTACTTGATGCAAGGAATCTGTATGAAACAAGGATTGGGAAGTTTGACGTGCCAAATGTTGAGACTTTGGATCCAAAAGTTAGGCAGTACAGTGACTTGTCCTCGTGGATAGATGATAATGGTGACCggttgaaaggaaaaaatatcTTCAT GTATTGTACTGGTGGAATTCGGTGTGAGATGGCATCAGCATATATTAAGTCTAAAGGTGCCGGTTTTGAGAATGTGTTTCAG TTATTTGGTGGCATACAACGGTATTTGGAGCAATTCCCAGATGGTGGTTTTTTCAAAGGAAAGAATTTTGTATTTGATCACCG GATATCAGTTGGAAGTTCAGATGCTAATGTTATTGGTACCTGCCTTATGTGTCAATGTTCATTTGATGATTACACTTCTCGCTGCCGGTGTGCTTATTGCAGAATGCTTGTTTTGGTTTGCCGTAGTTGCGAG AATGAATCTACCGCCTATGTTTGTGAGCTATGTCAGAAACAGGGCAAGGCCGAGTCAGCACAGTtaattgaaaatggagaatCAAAAACATCATTGTCAGGTGTCGAGTTCAACAACTTTTCTTCAGATACTATATGTTTACCTCGAGTGCCCAGGGGAGATGGTAAG AATGCATCCAGTTTCAAAGGCAGAACAGCATCACTGGCGAAGAAACTAAAGAAAATCActgaatttgtttttattgatgCTCCCCATGAATTGCCATTCATTTACCAAACCCCCATGTTTGAGCCCAATGTAAATTGTGCATCATCGTCATTACCATCTAGTCCTCCACCACCATTGGAGAATTGCAAGAAGAAGTTTGCATGGTTTGTGGCACCCAACTTTGATGGAAGCAGTGGTGTTGACTGGAAGGTAGCAGATGGCCCATTTGATCCACTTCAATACCAGCAGCAAACTGTTGGATATGATATTTCACTATCACACTTGAAGAATGTGTTTTCCCAGGAAGGACCATTTGATGGAATCTTGGGATTTTCACAGGGAGCAGCAATGGCTGCCTTGATCTCTGCACTACAAGAAGAGCTGAAAGGTGAAATGGACTTCAAATTTGTAGTCTTGTGCTCTGGCTTTGCTCTCCGGATGAAGGCCATGGAGTCTGGCCCTATCAAGTGTCCTTCTCTTCATATTTTTGGTAATGAACATGGTAAAGACAGACAGATAGCTAACCAAACAAGCAAGGAACTTGCTTCTCTATATGATGGTGATTGTTCTGTGATTGTTGAGCATGATAGTGGTCATATAATTCCTACCAAGTCCCCTTACATTGATGAGATCAAGGATTTCCTTAATCGCTTTCTGTAG
- the LOC114190679 gene encoding rhodanese-like domain-containing protein 6 isoform X1, with product MSEDKDKEQYGVLLYYNYAEISDLNHLLTFYHSNCTSLNLRGRVRLSTHGVNVTVGGNLSSLESHIEALKAYNSLFHRTDFKLATCHHPLNDKVAQECGFTSLSIRIVDELVTLSSHPLLKAPDISNAGSHLSALDFHSSLHNANNESPENGLVLLDARNLYETRIGKFDVPNVETLDPKVRQYSDLSSWIDDNGDRLKGKNIFMYCTGGIRCEMASAYIKSKGAGFENVFQLFGGIQRYLEQFPDGGFFKGKNFVFDHRISVGSSDANVIGTCLMCQCSFDDYTSRCRCAYCRMLVLVCRSCENESTAYVCELCQKQGKAESAQLIENGESKTSLSGVEFNNFSSDTICLPRVPRGDDPRTSRKLRILCLHGFRQNASSFKGRTASLAKKLKKITEFVFIDAPHELPFIYQTPMFEPNVNCASSSLPSSPPPPLENCKKKFAWFVAPNFDGSSGVDWKVADGPFDPLQYQQQTVGYDISLSHLKNVFSQEGPFDGILGFSQGAAMAALISALQEELKGEMDFKFVVLCSGFALRMKAMESGPIKCPSLHIFGNEHGKDRQIANQTSKELASLYDGDCSVIVEHDSGHIIPTKSPYIDEIKDFLNRFL from the exons ATGTCCGAAGACAAAGACAAAGAGCAGTACGGAGTGCTCCTTTATTACAATTACGCTGAAATTTCAGACCTCAACCACCTCCTCACCTTCTACCACTCCAACTGCACCTCCCTCAACCTACGAGGTCGTGTTCGCCTTTCAACCCATGGTGTCAATGTCACT GTTGGTGGCAATTTGTCCTCTCTCGAGTCCCACATCGAAGCCCTCAAAGCCTACAACTCCTTGTTTCACCGCACCGATTTCAAGCTCGCCACGTGTCATCACCCACTAAACGACAAAGTTGCCCAAGAGTGTGGCTTCACTTCTCTCTCTATTCGGATTGTGGATGAACTTGTTACTCTCAGTTCTCATCCACTGTTAAAAGCGCCTGATATCTCCAATGCTGGAAGCCATCTATCTGCACTTGACTTCCATTCTTCCCTTCACAATGCCA ACAACGAGAGTCCAGAAAACGGCCTTGTTTTACTTGATGCAAGGAATCTGTATGAAACAAGGATTGGGAAGTTTGACGTGCCAAATGTTGAGACTTTGGATCCAAAAGTTAGGCAGTACAGTGACTTGTCCTCGTGGATAGATGATAATGGTGACCggttgaaaggaaaaaatatcTTCAT GTATTGTACTGGTGGAATTCGGTGTGAGATGGCATCAGCATATATTAAGTCTAAAGGTGCCGGTTTTGAGAATGTGTTTCAG TTATTTGGTGGCATACAACGGTATTTGGAGCAATTCCCAGATGGTGGTTTTTTCAAAGGAAAGAATTTTGTATTTGATCACCG GATATCAGTTGGAAGTTCAGATGCTAATGTTATTGGTACCTGCCTTATGTGTCAATGTTCATTTGATGATTACACTTCTCGCTGCCGGTGTGCTTATTGCAGAATGCTTGTTTTGGTTTGCCGTAGTTGCGAG AATGAATCTACCGCCTATGTTTGTGAGCTATGTCAGAAACAGGGCAAGGCCGAGTCAGCACAGTtaattgaaaatggagaatCAAAAACATCATTGTCAGGTGTCGAGTTCAACAACTTTTCTTCAGATACTATATGTTTACCTCGAGTGCCCAGGGGAGATG ATCCAAGGACCTCAAGAAAACTGAGAATCTTGTGCTTGCATGGGTTTCGGCAGAATGCATCCAGTTTCAAAGGCAGAACAGCATCACTGGCGAAGAAACTAAAGAAAATCActgaatttgtttttattgatgCTCCCCATGAATTGCCATTCATTTACCAAACCCCCATGTTTGAGCCCAATGTAAATTGTGCATCATCGTCATTACCATCTAGTCCTCCACCACCATTGGAGAATTGCAAGAAGAAGTTTGCATGGTTTGTGGCACCCAACTTTGATGGAAGCAGTGGTGTTGACTGGAAGGTAGCAGATGGCCCATTTGATCCACTTCAATACCAGCAGCAAACTGTTGGATATGATATTTCACTATCACACTTGAAGAATGTGTTTTCCCAGGAAGGACCATTTGATGGAATCTTGGGATTTTCACAGGGAGCAGCAATGGCTGCCTTGATCTCTGCACTACAAGAAGAGCTGAAAGGTGAAATGGACTTCAAATTTGTAGTCTTGTGCTCTGGCTTTGCTCTCCGGATGAAGGCCATGGAGTCTGGCCCTATCAAGTGTCCTTCTCTTCATATTTTTGGTAATGAACATGGTAAAGACAGACAGATAGCTAACCAAACAAGCAAGGAACTTGCTTCTCTATATGATGGTGATTGTTCTGTGATTGTTGAGCATGATAGTGGTCATATAATTCCTACCAAGTCCCCTTACATTGATGAGATCAAGGATTTCCTTAATCGCTTTCTGTAG
- the LOC114191330 gene encoding uncharacterized protein LOC114191330 encodes LPISVYHDQYLESINTHSPSQPFSQAGERDSTFGWTMWELSMVSSWPGTLASYITPRWSPARLLRWSGMMSVSIVDEVVWRVVTAFESVALVSMLCFFFLFCGCTI; translated from the coding sequence ttaccTATCAGTGTTTACCATGATCAATATTTGGAATCAATAAATACCCACTCTCCTTCACAACCCTTTTCACAAGCAGGTGAGAGGGATTCAACATTTGGTTGGACTATGTGGGAGCTCTCGATGGTGTCGTCCTGGCCGGGAACATTGGCATCGTACATAACTCCTCGTTGGTCGCCGGCGAGGTTGCTGAGGTGGTCGGGGATGATGAGCGTGTCAATTGTGGACGAAGTCGTGTGGAGAGTGGTGACCGCGTTTGAATCGGTGGCTCTCGTTTCCATGCTCTGCTTCTTTTTCTTGTTCTGTGGCTGCACCATTTGA